TCAGCTAATGCGTTAAGCGAGATTGATTAGTGTAAATGACGGCGCATTAACGTTTGTTGTATTGAATGGCTCATAAAGAACAGCTCACACTGGCTTTGTTTAGCTAGGTCGCTCAATTCTTGTTTGTCGCGGATGGAAAATTGATCGCTAGCGACGATAGCGCTGGCATTTTGAGCGTACAGCGCTTTGATGATGATTTCTTTTTCCGTCATTGAGTTAGATGCTTTTATTTTGACAACTTTGCGTGGGTCGATGCCATAGGCATTTAACTCTAAGGTGGTCGGTAATGTCGCCCCCGCGGTAAATAATAACCAACTTGGACGCTGAGATAGCATTGATAATCGTGAAAACAGTGGGTGACTTATTGAGAATGTATCGTCATTACAAGCGTGTGGTGCATGCGATTGCTGAGGTAAAGCGACATTGTGAATAAACATAAATAACTGTCCATACATCCATACTGTGTGCATATACAGTAGTTTTTCTGTGGCGATAGTTCAAGCATTTATTGATTAAATTATTATCTACTGTGATTGTCATCACTTTTCATTTGCCGTTTAAAAAATCTGTTGTAAGATTAAATGGTTCATAACTTGTTAAAAAATAGAGATTTAATGAGTAGGGCAAAGCAATAAGAAGAAAAGCATAAATAAGGTAGTATTTCGTTTATGCAACTCCTGTTGGTAACGAGTTCTGGCTCGTTTCTAACTTAGGTCTCTCAAAGGTGATGTGATCTTTGAGTCATAAATTCATAGGAATGAAAACATGAATAAATATTTAGCGGAATGTTTCGGTACGTTTTGGCTAGTTCTTGGGGGTTGTGGTAGTGCGGTACTTGCTGCTGGCTTTCCGGATCTAGGTATCGGTTTTGTTGGTGTGTCCCTAGCGTTTGGTTTAACTGTATTAACCATGGCTTTTGCGATTGGGCACATTTCTGGCTGTCATTTAAACCCTGCGGTTTCTATCGGCTTATGGGCTGGTGGTCGTTTCCCTGCTAATCAACTTTTACCTTACATTATTGCTCAAGTAGTAGGTGGGATTATCGCTGGTGGTGTGCTGTATGTGATCGCTTCTGGTCAGGCTGGATTTGATGTGTCGGCGGGCTTTGCTTCGAATGGATTTGGTGAGCATTCACCAGGTGGTTACTCCATGACTGCCGCTTTAGTCACGGAAGTGGTACTGACTATGATGTTCTTGATCGTTATTCTTGGTGCAACTGACAAACGTGCACCTGCCGGATTTGCACCTATTGCGATTGGTTTATGTTTGACTTTGATTCACTTAATTTCTATCCCAGTTACCAATACTTCGGTTAACCCTGCACGTAGTACAGCGGTAGCGGTTTATGTAGGTGATTGGGCAACCTCTCAATTATGGCTATTCTGGGTTGCGCCGATTATTGGTGCAATTTTAGGCGCTATTGCGTACCGTTTTATTGGTTGTGAAAAAGCAGAAAATGCCTAATACCAATCGTACTAACTATTACCAGTCGTACTAACTATCTGACCATCTAAGTAGTGTGATTGATATAATAGTTGTTCATAAAAGGAAAGGCGCTGAAATATTCAGCGCCTTTTTTTATCTCAAAGGGAAGAGTCTAAAAAGATAATGGAAAGGTCGTTATTTCAATTTGGATTGCTTATCTCTTAGTGCTTGTTCTGCAAGGTTAAATTGTCTTACGTCTAAACGTGCAAAATCATGGCATTGAGGGCAAGAATGATGGCTAACGCCGTCGAGATATTCAAATTTAACTAACTGACTTGCAAATTGTTTACACCAATCGCAAGTACCATGTGTACTTTCCATTTTGTTTCCTATGATTAATCAGAGTTTTAACGCAAGCAGTTTAGCTAACAACAGCAAGACTTTCGAATGGAATTACATGGGGGAATGTGGGCTTGTTCACATTCTTAAATAATAAAATAAGCGTAATCGATTGCCTGAATGTTCAAAAGAATTCAGGCAATGACATGATTATTTTTTCAGACGTTTTCTTTCTGCTTCACCATCAATAGGGCGGTTTACAGAGACTCGGCGGCCTTTCTTTAAACCTACTTCATAATCGTCGGTAAAGTTTTTCATGGCTTCACGAAGTTGTTGTTTAAAGGTTTCTCGGTCGACATTTTGAAACTCTTTATCAATGTAGTTATTGATCTTTTGTGCCGAGTTATCATCAGGGGCAATCAACGGTAGTTTTTCAAGTGCGCCTTCAATCCAACCAGATAAAAATGAATTTACCCGGCGAGTGACTTCTGCGCTGGAGGTGCCTGTGCCCGAAAAACTATTTCGGAATTGGCCGGTTTGCTCGTTCATTTCACGATAAATGATATCAAAGGCAAAAGCGGCAAAAATCGCGCGATCGGCCTCACCAATAAATTCAACCCGTTTTAAGCCTTTATGATTAAGTAACACTGCCTCTACCCCGAAACGGGTATTAATACCGCGAATGACGCGCAAGAGATTCGAGCTAATATTGGCTGGGAGTAAGTGGCTTGATTGTGTTTTACCCAGTTTAATGAAATCAATATCGTCCTTGTCTAGGCCATACTTCAACATGAGGCGATGAGCCATTTTGATAGCTTGCGCCGCTTCATTGACATTGGCTGAACTACCAAGCTCTAGACATTTAGCAATTTTTTTAAGGGCTTTTTGTTTATCCATTAATATTCTGACAATCTACTGAGTAAAATAGTGAGCCGCGTATTCTACCGTTTTTCGGGTTGGTTAGAAAGGAGAACGATAGTGGTGAGCTTCACAAAATAAATTTGAAGATTTGTACTGAAGTAAGCCTCATTTTCTACTCCTCAGCCTGATTGAAATAAGGTAAAGTGATGGGATTCAAATGAAATATAGCTAGCTGAGGGATCGGCGTTTTAAGGGCACGGAAACGAATGATATCAAATAACCCACCTTCGAAAACTTCTTCATCTCGTCACATTTTGCCTAGTTTACCTCAAAGATATGATGTTGATACGTTAGTCAGCCAATATCTTGATGAACTACAAGCTCAGGGCTTTCGTGGTGATATTGAGCAAACCTATGCCAGTCGTTTGGCGGTTGCAACGGATAACAGTGTATATCAACAGCTTCCTCAAGCCGTTGTACTTCCTAAAGATAATCAAGATGTTCAACTGATTGGTCGTATTGGTTCACAAGAAAAATACGCCACCATTACCTTTTCACCTCGTGGGGGCGGTACGGGCACAAATGGTCAATCCTTAACGAAAGGTATTGTGGTGGATATGTCTCGCCACATGAATAAAGTACTCGAAGTGAATGAAGCGGAAGGCTGGGTTCGGGTGCAATCTGGGGTTGTTAAAGATCAACTGAATGATGCAGTACGTCCTTATGGGTTCTTTTTCTCACCCGATTTGTCGACCAGTAACCGCGCGACCATTGGTGGTATGGTGAATACCGATGCGTCAGGTCAAGGTTCTTTAAAATATGGTAAAACCTCGGATCATGTTCTGTCATTACAAGCGGTGTTTGCTGATGGATCAATGTACGAAACTGATGGTTCTCAAGGTCAGCCTGAATTAGGCAGCTTTGCCTTACACGCTTACCAAATGACCGAGCAGATTTGTCGAGAAAATCGCGCGGCAATAGAAGCTAAATTTCCACCGTTGAATCGCTTTTTAACCGGTTATGATCTCAAAAATGCCTTATCTTTTACTGAAGATGAACATGGTGTGTTTGACTTGGGACGGGTGTTATGTGGGGCCGAAGGTTCCTTAGCGTTTATTACCGAAGCTAAGTTGAATTTGACTCCGATCCCGAAAGCCCGTTCTTTGGTAAATATTAAATACAATTCTTTTGATTCAGCATTGCGCAGTGCGCCTTTGATGGTGCAAGCGCAAGCCTTATCGGTAGAAACCGTGGATTCGAAAGTATTGAACCTAGCTAAACAAGATATCGTTTGGCATACCGTTAGCGATCTTATTACCGATGTTCCTGGTAAAGAAATGCAGGGCATCAATATTGTAGAGTTTGCTGGGCAAGACACCAATGAAGTAACTCAACAAGTACAGGCGTTGGTCGCGCAACTAGATAAGCAATTGGAAACAGAAGACGGTGGAATCATCGGCTTTCAAGTGTGTCATGATCTTGATAGCATCAATAAAATCTATAACATGCGCAAAAAAGCGGTGGGTTTATTGGGCGGAGCTAAAGGTCGAGCTAAGCCGATTGCTTTTGCTGAAGACACTTGTGTGCCGCCAGAGAACTTGGCCGATTTTATTGTGGAGTTCCGTGCGTTATTAGATGAAAAACAGCTCAACTACGGCATGTTTGGCCATGTGGATGCCGGTGTATTGCACGTACGTCCTGCTTTGGATTTATGTGATCCTGAACAAGAAAAAATGATGCATCAAGTGTCTGATGAAGTCGTTAAATTAGTAGCTAAATATGGCGGCTTGATGTGGGGCGAACATGGTAAAGGTTATCGCTCTGAATATGGCCCTGAATTTTTCGGTGAGCAGTTATTTACCCAATTGCGCCGTGTGAAGGCAGCGTTTGATCCCTTAAATAAAATGAATCCAGGTAAGATCTGTACGCCAATAGAGAGTCAAGATGAATTGGTGAAAGTGTCGGATACCAAACGAGCGTTTTATGACCGTCAAATTCCAGTCACGGTACGTGATAGCTTTAGACAAGCAATGGAATGTAATGGTAATGGCCTATGTTTTAACTATGATGTGAACTCTCCGATGTGTCCATCGATGAAAATCACCGCCGATCGCCGCCATTCGCCAAAAGGCCGTGCGGGCTTAGTTCGGGAATGGTTACGTCAATTGACCGCCAGTGGGGTGGATATTCTGGATTTAGAAGAAACCGCCTTGCATCAATCAACCTCGATCAAAACCATGATTGACCGCATCCGCCATAGCTTAAACAAAAAAGATGAATACGATTTCTCCCATGAAGTATTTGAAGCGCTCAATGGCTGTTTGGCTTGTAAAGCTTGTGCCAGTCAATGCCCGATTAATGTCGATGTCCCATCATTTCGTGCTCGCTTTTTAAATGTTTATTACACTCGCTATCAACGTCCGGCGAAAGATTATTTAGTGGGCAATATTGAAAGCTTGCTACCGCTGATGGCAACCGCTCCCAAAGTAGTCAATGGCATATTGGCAATGCGCTGGGTTCAGTCACTCACGAAAAAGACAATTGGCTATATTGATACTCCGTTATTATCGGTACCGACGTTAAAACAGGCGTTAAGCGATCAATTGTGGGATAGCCGTTTCAGCTTGTCTCAATTGCAATCTTTATCGGATGAAAAACGCAAAGATTATTTGTTAATCGTACAAGATCCATTTACCACCTATTATGATGCTGATGTGGTTTATGACTTTGTCGACTTAGCGGTGAAACTAGGTAAGAAACCGGTTGTATTGCCATTTAAACCGAATGGAAAAGCACAACATATTAAAGGCTTCTTAAAACAATTTGCTCAAACTGCCACTTCAACCGCTGAGTTTCTCACCCAAATTGCCGATTTGAAGATCCCTATGGTGGGAGTTGATCCGGCGACAGTACTTTGTTACCGCGATGAATATCGCGAAGTGTTAGGTGAAAAAGCGCAGAGTTTTGAGGTGTTGAGCGTACATGAATGGCTGCAACCGAACTTATCATCGTTTAAATATTCAGCCAAAGCAGATTCTTCTCCTTGGTATCTGTTTTCACATTGTACTGAGAAAACGAAGTTGCCTAACTCGGAGAAGCAATGGGGAGCGATCTTCAGCCACTTTGGAGCGACATTGACTTCAATTCCGGTAGGCTGTTGTGGCATGGCGGGCACCTTTGGCCATGAAGCGGATAAATTTGAGATGTCACAAGGGATTTATCAGCTGAGCTGGCAGCCAAATTTAAACCGACTGGATAAAGAACGTTGTTTGGTGACAGGCTATTCGTGCCGTAGCCAAGTGAAACGTTTTGAAGGTATAAAGCCTAAACATCCATTACAAGCTTTGCTGAGTTTACTTGATGAATATTAAGCGGTTAGATTACACCTAGTGTATTGGTTGCTCTCGAATTTATGGCTTTATTCTAATTTGATGGGACATAAGGTTTAGATATATGATCTGAACCATTAGCGATAA
This Vibrio aphrogenes DNA region includes the following protein-coding sequences:
- the aqpZ gene encoding aquaporin Z yields the protein MNKYLAECFGTFWLVLGGCGSAVLAAGFPDLGIGFVGVSLAFGLTVLTMAFAIGHISGCHLNPAVSIGLWAGGRFPANQLLPYIIAQVVGGIIAGGVLYVIASGQAGFDVSAGFASNGFGEHSPGGYSMTAALVTEVVLTMMFLIVILGATDKRAPAGFAPIAIGLCLTLIHLISIPVTNTSVNPARSTAVAVYVGDWATSQLWLFWVAPIIGAILGAIAYRFIGCEKAENA
- a CDS encoding DUF2786 domain-containing protein, yielding MDKQKALKKIAKCLELGSSANVNEAAQAIKMAHRLMLKYGLDKDDIDFIKLGKTQSSHLLPANISSNLLRVIRGINTRFGVEAVLLNHKGLKRVEFIGEADRAIFAAFAFDIIYREMNEQTGQFRNSFSGTGTSSAEVTRRVNSFLSGWIEGALEKLPLIAPDDNSAQKINNYIDKEFQNVDRETFKQQLREAMKNFTDDYEVGLKKGRRVSVNRPIDGEAERKRLKK
- the ydiJ gene encoding D-2-hydroxyglutarate dehydrogenase YdiJ, with protein sequence MLPSLPQRYDVDTLVSQYLDELQAQGFRGDIEQTYASRLAVATDNSVYQQLPQAVVLPKDNQDVQLIGRIGSQEKYATITFSPRGGGTGTNGQSLTKGIVVDMSRHMNKVLEVNEAEGWVRVQSGVVKDQLNDAVRPYGFFFSPDLSTSNRATIGGMVNTDASGQGSLKYGKTSDHVLSLQAVFADGSMYETDGSQGQPELGSFALHAYQMTEQICRENRAAIEAKFPPLNRFLTGYDLKNALSFTEDEHGVFDLGRVLCGAEGSLAFITEAKLNLTPIPKARSLVNIKYNSFDSALRSAPLMVQAQALSVETVDSKVLNLAKQDIVWHTVSDLITDVPGKEMQGINIVEFAGQDTNEVTQQVQALVAQLDKQLETEDGGIIGFQVCHDLDSINKIYNMRKKAVGLLGGAKGRAKPIAFAEDTCVPPENLADFIVEFRALLDEKQLNYGMFGHVDAGVLHVRPALDLCDPEQEKMMHQVSDEVVKLVAKYGGLMWGEHGKGYRSEYGPEFFGEQLFTQLRRVKAAFDPLNKMNPGKICTPIESQDELVKVSDTKRAFYDRQIPVTVRDSFRQAMECNGNGLCFNYDVNSPMCPSMKITADRRHSPKGRAGLVREWLRQLTASGVDILDLEETALHQSTSIKTMIDRIRHSLNKKDEYDFSHEVFEALNGCLACKACASQCPINVDVPSFRARFLNVYYTRYQRPAKDYLVGNIESLLPLMATAPKVVNGILAMRWVQSLTKKTIGYIDTPLLSVPTLKQALSDQLWDSRFSLSQLQSLSDEKRKDYLLIVQDPFTTYYDADVVYDFVDLAVKLGKKPVVLPFKPNGKAQHIKGFLKQFAQTATSTAEFLTQIADLKIPMVGVDPATVLCYRDEYREVLGEKAQSFEVLSVHEWLQPNLSSFKYSAKADSSPWYLFSHCTEKTKLPNSEKQWGAIFSHFGATLTSIPVGCCGMAGTFGHEADKFEMSQGIYQLSWQPNLNRLDKERCLVTGYSCRSQVKRFEGIKPKHPLQALLSLLDEY